One segment of Daphnia magna isolate NIES linkage group LG2, ASM2063170v1.1, whole genome shotgun sequence DNA contains the following:
- the LOC116917633 gene encoding putative mediator of RNA polymerase II transcription subunit 12, which yields MMKALLVAFLLIGATYCQDAVSSEQSTRHPDDNLIVTSTDASDNKEVNQEDEATVLLPEPVNVAYAVGVNEEGTVPRIEIDFDGVPVVHGVVMPDDPSDTKTWRNARVLNNVLIERQQQRADNNSAIQEQQDMFIYRPASSVRVLNDGDFQPSQADTSAFSPSLPFPAFYYQRFYQDKSTVQPPLPDSLAVETDEEDTSSSPIDAVEQATEDSTVDGRGFNIKKKNTGIVKAKPGSTYGSGARPISFYVKPEEAKTIHDDRSPYEYEPAQHQPTNYYTSDYSTQESVSKQDIQYYQQQLEQQQQQQLQLQLQEEQQMKLKHQQEQKQLQLQQEQQLKLHQQQQLQLQQEQQYKLQQQQLLQQQQEQEQLQLAQAQQQYQQETNPQRTGYYQQNGFLPGNVVPAPADAFTIQDQTYTSGGQTFNVPIPVPNNRYVQQYSQQQIPQQQPQYQYNFQQYPPQFSQQYYKQQQQVQQPLDFLGSKFKEQVQKAKDKLHGITDPVVDPLMEAGQKISTNLGLPDRVNQINQKVATPGVLVPLAMVGGAALALGGLSTAIHLSNPETKHNVFKTLKINNSTLAERITTALHPHLNISRVTRSLSDEEDEGYAATEFVDEEKENLLDHVLSALNGPQKAFLAQMQQTGFDEWQKTPCAKRIFCDVMIQQSDDAINLMEKRMSTFLSLLDSGVARNLQALTSDVMDGIRRRNCRAFVCGRAQPEILTQKQ from the exons atgatgaaagCCTTGCTCGTGGCCTTCCTTCTGATAGGAGCAACCTATTGCCAAGACGCTGTTTCTTCTGAGCAATCGACACGCCATCCCGATGACAATCTGATCGTTACAAGCACGGACGCGTCTGATAACAAAGAAGTAAACCAAGAGGATGAAGCcactgttttattaccagAGCCAGTTAATGTAGCTTACGCCGTTGGCGTCAACGAAGAAGGCACCGTCCCTCGCATCGAAATCGACTTCGACGGCGTCCCCGTTGTTCACGGAGTCGTTATGCCCGATGACCCCAGTGACACGAAAACATGGCGCAATGCTCGTGTTCTCAACAACGTCCTCATtgaaagacaacaacaaagagcAGACAACAACTCGGCCATCCAAGAGCAACAAGACATGTTCATCTACAGGCCAGCCAGTTCCGTCCGCGTCCTCAACGACGGTGACTTCCAGCCCAGTCAAGCCGATACCTCAGCCTTCTCACCGTCGCTACCTTTCCCTGCTTTCTACTACCAGAGATTCTATCAGGACAAGAGTACCGTACAGCCACCGCTTCCAGATTCTTTGGCTGTTGAGACGGACGAAGAAGATACTTCCAGCAGCCCCATCGATGCTGTAGAACAAGCGACTGAAGATAGCACTGTCGACGGTCGTGGTTTCAAcatcaaaaagaagaacacgGGCATCGTCAAAGCCAAGCCAGGATCGACCTACGGTTCCGGTGCTCGGCCAATTAGTTTCTACGTCAAACCAGAAGAGGCCAAGACCATCCACGATGACCGCAGTCCTTATGAATACGAGCCAGCTCAGCATCAGCCGACTAATTATTACACCAGTGATTACTCTACTCAGGAATCTGTCTCGAAACAAGACATCCAATATTATCAACAACAActagagcaacaacaacaacagcaattgCAATTGCAGCTGCAAGAAGAGCAGCAAATGAAACTGAAACACCAGCAAGAGCAGAAGCAATTGCAACTGCAACAAGAACAGCAATTGAAGctacatcaacaacaacaattgcaATTGCAACAAGAACAACAATATAaactgcaacaacaacagctcctccaacaacaacaagaacaagaacaGCTACAATTAGCTCAGGCTCAACAACAATACCAACAAGAAACGAACCCACAACGCACTGGTTACTACCAACAAAACGGATTTCTACCTGGAAATGTTGTTCCTGCTCCGGCTGATGCCTTCACCATTCAAGACCAGACCTACACCAGCGGAGGCCAGACTTTCAATGTACCCATTCCTGTACCCAATAATCGATACGTTCAACAGTACAGCCAACAACAGATTCCTCAACAGCAGCCACAATACCAGTACAATTTCCAGCAATATCCTCCTCAGTTTTCGCAACAATATTacaaacaacagcaacaagtTCAACAGCCACTCGACTTCCTCGGCTCAAAGTTTAAGGAACAGGTCCAAAAAGCTAAAGACAAGTTGCATGGAATTACCGATCCGGTGGTCGATCCGTTAATGGAAGCTGGTCAAAAGATCTCCACTAATTTGGGTCTGCCAGATCGCGTGAATCAGATCAACCAGAAGGTGGCCACTCCCGGTGTTCTCGTTCCCTTGGCCATGGTCGGTGGCGCCGCTCTGGCCCTCGGCGGTCTCAGCACGGCAATCCATTTAAGCAATCCTGAAACCAAGCATAACGTCTTCAAGACCCTGAAGATCAACAATTCAACACTGGCTGAACGAATCACGACTGCTTTGCATCCGCATCTCAACATTTCTAGGGTTACACGTTCCCTCAGcgatgaagaagacgaaggCTATGCGGCTACTGAATTCGTTGatgaagagaaagaaaatcttcTTGATCACGTTCTGTCAGCCCTCAACGGTCCACAGAAAGCTTTCTTGGCCCAGATGCAACAAACTGGTTTCGACGAATGGCAGAAAACACCATGCGCAAAACGAATCTTTTGCGACGTCATGATCCAGCAGAGCGACGATGCAATCAATCTCATGGAAAAACGCATGTCCACATTCCTCAGTCT ACTGGACAGCGGTGTGGCACGCAATTTGCAAGCTTTGACGTCTGACGTGATGGATGGAATTCGCCGTAGGAACTGTCGAGCGTTTGTTTGCGGCAGAGCCCAACCTGAAATTTTGACTCAAAAACAGTGA
- the LOC123469934 gene encoding adhesive plaque matrix protein-like: MALKCVRVCIHQATNKQTRRRFERVAWVLFVFVRASLRSTLDPNCRIMRKTGHRHWRTRNFCHYITALIILIAICAAADQTDDESRLVLIKRGRSGGNKRPPSNRKQSTQQLLTHSFFVYKTPDEVTVEKEKSQTVILDTNYLPPVQQSSPVVSSAPPLNQPSLDYLPPQSPSTESTTKKPTIYFPPPARNPEIDPANVSLFETTEKLVALEPTNESTNKVNIAPLSLFDDNIIPPAGVVERIVVNNSKNKQEKQKNQYSITSQVVRDPQPPSPPIYDRQDDSLFDLESSYEDNKPEQSPNLPSSSYNWPTPTKKPNTPSLFDFVSNSNDDSKYSAPAAPSSFEPSRPSIFIETKPPAAPGYAAAAPPAAPSAEPGPPSPPGISNGDYNQVHLTWAQLHASLTPSTDAASLVSSITNSGNTYVTSGGGSRPAPPVGPPAPPVVGPPAPPAPIRPPSPPVVPTRPGGIGSTIGSTIGSTIGSLIPGGIGSGIGSAIGSTIGSLVPFTPLPPAPPLTFAPSLFDGKADPYGSAYSNAGASAAQPQLYQQEQQQQQQQASYLHQFPSYVFVPASPAVGPPSSYSPSFSDVPQQQQEKLPRYVLPPASPSADPPSSYSPSSSSPQQQQQSSPAGPTIIIYSGSSSSPSQQSDSGSQYGGQPSFSSPPSNPPSYQGSFSAPPANPPSYQQSFSSPPQQFFSNPPAAPPANPPSYQQTFSNPPAAPLANPPSYQQSFSSPPANPPSYQQSFSNPPAAPPANPPSYQQSFSSPPANAPSYQQTFSNPPAAPPANPPSYQQSFSSPPANPPSYQQSFSSPPAAPPSYQQTFSNPPAAPPSYQQSFSNPPAAPPANPPSYQQSFNSPPANPPSYQQSFSNPPAAPPANPPSYQQTYESFSPSFNPPSAPSFNNYAPANQQIFNPPASPSSNSYAPSSQQFFSPPQPQAAPQPPAPPQPPAPPQSLFNSYGEPIGLTGVPIQPSSQQTTYNSNQQQQLPSYVLSPASPPAPVGPPASYSSSFSSPPAQTFQDPIPVSNPSYQVAVLSPPSVTYVQQQQQQPVILQQQQQPIFVQQQQQPIVVQQQRPVLVQQQQPIVVQQQQQQAPIVVQQQRPVLVQQQPVLVQQQPVVVQQQRPVVVQQQQPVFVQQQQPVLVQQQPVVVRQQRPIIVQQQAPVYAQQQQQQSSYDSYQPSYQQPAYQPAFQPSYEPAYQTVIQQPAQPVLQPVIQTAVLQQVQPVFDPVYRPAAATQVFRVPFKAQKGNKAKAKGKEGKGRDKFKSKGKGPSNTYDAPSNSYGAPPSYNYQPSAPPAADPPAQDEPAFDSLVEVLQPQLDIQYQYKYSGPPIMGRGEKASKKLKKLFYKGAILLGGLGAITAAPIVPGVIGGRKKRETRQRDDILLANLTPSTEMMQDSYIPNPKMKLDLLTVEKVIAHSDNNSSLFDNLPFQGAPIPKKLRKELARYLPPAEAINDTECLQKSFCENLIELNDSPFQDSFLFFYAA, from the exons atgGCTCTT AAATGCGTACGGGTTTGCATTCACCAAGCGACGAATAAGCAGACAAGGAGGAGATTCGAAAGAGTAGCGTGGGTTCTCTTCGTCTTCGTGCGAGCCAGTTTGAGGTCAACCCTGGACCCA AACTGCCGCATCATGCGGAAGACCGGGCATCGCCATTGGCGGACACGCAATTTTTGCCACTATATAACGGCATTGATAATTCTCATAGCTATTTGTGCTGCAGCAGATCAAACGGATGACGAGTCGCGTCTTGTCCTTATCAAGAGAGGCAGAAGCGGCGGAAATAAGCGGCCACCCTCAAATCGTAAGCAATCAACACAACAATTGTTGACCCattcttttttcgtttacaAAACTCCCGATGAAGTTACAgtcgaaaaagagaaaagccaAACGGTAATTCTTGACACCAATTACCTGCCTCCTGTGCAACAATCGTCCCCAGTTGTTTCTTCAGCTCCTCCTTTAAACCAACCCAGTTTGGATTACCTTCCGCCTCAGTCTCCGTCTACGGAGAGTACAACGAAGAAACCCACCATTTACTTCCCTCCTCCGGCGAGAAATCCAGAAATTGATCCAGCAAATGTTTCTCTTTTCGAAACGACCGAAAAACTTGTCGCTTTGGAACCAACCAACGAATCTACGAACAAGGTGAACATCGCGCCATTGTCTTTATTTGATGACAACATCATTCCTCCGGCAGGTGTAGTCGAAAGGATCGTCGTAAATAAtagcaaaaacaaacaggaaaAACAGAAGAATCAATACTCTATTACGAGCCAAGTAGTAAGAGATCCGCAACCGCCAAGTCCACCAATTTACGATCGCCAAGATGATAGCCTTTTCGATTTGGAATCTAGTTACGAGGATAACAAGCCAGAGCAGAGTCCTAACTTACCGAGCTCTTCCTATAATTGGCCCACCCCTACGAAAAAACCCAATACTCCATCGCTGTTTGATTTCGTTTCTAATTCAAATGACGATTCAAAATATTCTGCGCCGGCTGCACCCTCAAGTTTTGAACCTTCGCGGCCATCGATTTTCATTGAGACGAAACCGCCAGCAGCACCTGGATATGCTGCAGCTGCACCTCCAGCCGCCCCATCAGCAGAACCGGGTCCTCCTTCGCCTCCAGGGATTTCGAACGGTGATTACAACCAAGTTCATTTGACGTGGGCGCAACTTCACGCTAGTTTAACTCCATCGACGGATGCCGCGAGTTTAGTGTCTTCCATCACTAACAGTGGCAATACTTATGTCACCAGTGGGGGCGGATCTCGGCCCGCTCCTCCAGTAGGACCTCCAGCACCACCGGTTGTTGGTCCTCCAGCTCCTCCCGCTCCTATACGACCACCGTCTCCTCCCGTCGTCCCAACACGCCCAGGTGGAATTGGTTCGACTATTGGCTCAACAATAGGTTCAACAATAGGTTCGTTAATTCCAGGTGGCATTGGGTCAGGCATTGGGTCAGCTATTGGTTCAACGATCGGCTCGCTAGTTCCTTTCACTCCGCTCCCTCCGGCTCCTCCACTCACCTTTGCGCCTTCGTTGTTTGATGGGAAAGCAGATCCTTACGGATCAGCATATTCCAATGCTGGAGCTTCGGCTGCCCAGCCGCAATTGTATCAAcaagagcagcagcagcaacaacaacaagcctCCTACTTAC accAATTTCCCAGCTACGTTTTTGTACCGGCCAGTCCTGCAGTGGGGCCTCCATCAAGTTACAGTCCTTCATTTTCCGATGTTCCACAGCAACAGCAAGAAAAGCTTCCACGTTACGTTCTTCCACCGGCCAGTCCATCAGCAGACCCGCCGTCAAGTTATAGCCCTTCTTCCTCGAGtcctcaacaacaacaacagagtTCACCAGCAGGACCAACCATCATCATTTATTCGGGATCGTCCTCTTCTCCTAGCCAACAAAGTGACTCAGGATCGCAGTACGGTGGACAACCATCATTCAGTAGCCCACCATCCAATCCGCCATCTTACCAAGGATCCTTTAGCGCTCCTCCAGCCAATCCTCCGTCCTATCAACAGTCCTTCAGTAGCCCTCCCCAACAGTTTTTCAGCAATCCACCTGCAGCCCCTCCTGCCAATCCCCCATCCTACCAACAGACTTTCAGCAATCCACCGGCTGCACCTCTAGCTAATCCTCCATCGTACCAGCAATCTTTTAGCAGTCCACCTGCGAACCCGCCATCTTATCAACAATCCTTCAGCAATCCACCGGCTGCACCTCCTGCCAATCCTCCATCTTACCAACAGTCGTTTAGCAGTCCACCTGCAAATGCTCCATCATACCAACAGACTTTCAGTAATCCACCGGCTGCACCCCCAGCCAATCCTCCATCCTACCAACAGTCGTTTAGCAGTCCACCTGCAAATCCTCCATCGTACCAGCAATCTTTTAGCAGTCCACCGGCTGCACCTCCATCATACCAACAGACTTTCAGCAATCCACCGGCTGCACCTCCATCATACCAACAGAGTTTCAGCAATCCACCGGCTGCACCTCCAGCTAATCCTCCATCGTACCAGCAATCTTTTAACAGTCCACCCGCAAATCCACCATCGTATCAACAGTCTTTCAGCAATCCACCCGCCGCACCTCCAGCGAATCCACCATCTTATCAACAAAC TTACGAATCTTTCAGCCCATCTTTCAATCCTCCGTCTGCTCCTAGTTTCAATAACTACGCACCAGCCAATCAGCAAATTTTTAATCCTCCGGCATCTCCTAGCTCAAACAGTTATGCTCCGTCCAGCCAACAATTCTTCAGTCCGCCTCAACCTCAAGCAGCTCCGCAGCCGCCTGCTCCCCCACAGCCACCGGCTCCTCCGCAGAGCCTTTTCAATTCTTACGGCGAACCCATTGGATTGACTGGAGTGCCAATCCAACCTAGTTCTCAACAAACTACATACAATTCaaatcagcaacaacaactgcCCAGCTACGTTCTGTCACCAGCCAGTCCGCCAGCACCGGTAGGTCCTCCGGCAAGTTACAGCTCATCTTTTTCGAGTCCTCCAGCACAAACTTTTCAAGATCCTATTCCAGTTTCCAATCCGTCTTATCAAGTGGCTGTATTATCACCACCTTCGGTAACTTAcgttcaacaacaacaacaacaacctgtTATTctacaacagcaacaacaaccaatttttgttcaacagcagcaacaacctATCGTGGTCCAACAACAACGACCGGTTTTGGTACAGCAGCAACAACCCATCGTtgtccagcagcagcagcagcaagcGCCCATTGTTGTCCAACAACAGAGACCTGTCTTGGTTCAACAACAGCCCGTTCTCGTTCAGCAACAACCAGTCGTTGTCCAGCAACAACGGCCAGTCGTcgtccagcaacaacaacccgTTTTCGTTCAACAGCAACAGCCCGTTCTCGTTCAACAACAACCTGTTGTAGTACGGCAACAACGACCCATCATCGTGCAACAACAAGCACCGGTATAtgctcaacaacaacaacaacaatcttCTTATGACAGTTACCAGCCATCTTATCAACAGCCGGCCTACCAACCAGCGTTCCAGCCATCGTACGAGCCGGCCTATCAGACGGTTATTCAACAACCTGCACAGCCAGTTCTTCAACCCGTTATCCAGACGGCCGTTCTGCAGCAAGTTCAGCCCGTCTTCGATCCCGTTTATCGTCCAGCTGCCGCAACGCAAGTATTCCGTGTACCCTTCAAAGCACAGAAGGGCAATAAAGCAAAGGCCAAAGGTAAAGAAGGCAAAGGCAGAGACAAGTTTAAAAGCAAAGGAAAAGGTCCGTCCAACACGTACGACGCTCCGTCCAATAGTTACGGAGCGCCGCCATCGTATAATTACCAGCCATCCGCTCCCCCAGCAGCCGATCCGCCAGCACAGGATGAGCCAGCATTCGATAGTCTTGTGGAAGTGTTGCAGCCGCAGTTAGACATTCAATACCAGTATAAATATTCTGGACCACCAATTATGGGTCGTGGTGAAAAGGCATCCAAGAAGCTCAAGAAACTCTTCTATAAGGGAGCCATCCTTTTGGGCGGATTAGGAGCTATTACGGCCGCACCCATCGTTCCTGGAGTCATCGGTGGCCGTAAGAAACGCGAGACTCGACAGCGGGACGATATCCTTCTAGCCAATTTGACTCCTTCAACTGAGATGATGCAAGACTCGTACATTCCCaatccaaaaatgaaactGGATTTATTGACAGTGGAGAAAGTTATTGCCCATTCGGATAATAACTCGTCGTTGTTTGACAACCTGCCGTTCCAGGGAGCTCCGATTCCGAAGAAATTGCGCAAAGAGCTCGCTCGTTATCTACCACCAGCTGAAGCCATCAACGACACCGAGTGCCTTCAGAAATCTTTCTGCGAAAATCTTATCGAATTAAACGACTCACCTTTTCAGGAcagttttctcttcttctacGCAGCGTAA